One Bacteroidota bacterium DNA segment encodes these proteins:
- a CDS encoding thiamine diphosphokinase has protein sequence MSSHHFVKEKQEPALIIANGEECSAELMGQLLEWQPTVMVLDGALDRVLELGIKIDIVLGDFDREHRPEEKLAHHQPVTVVHTPDQNKTDLEKGIDYLLEQGYPAVNIVWATGLRADHTMANITNIVKYKGSINIVVWDNYSKIFPINGNFEKWYPKGTILSLVPVGFAGGISTEGLLYNLTNDWLELGKRIGSSNEASQNGIVKISYTEGDLLLMECHD, from the coding sequence ATGTCATCTCACCATTTTGTAAAAGAGAAACAAGAGCCGGCGTTGATTATTGCTAACGGCGAAGAGTGCAGTGCTGAACTGATGGGTCAGTTGCTAGAGTGGCAACCAACTGTAATGGTGCTTGACGGTGCGCTTGACCGTGTGCTTGAGCTAGGGATAAAGATTGATATTGTGCTGGGTGATTTTGACCGCGAACACCGCCCCGAGGAGAAACTGGCACACCACCAGCCTGTGACGGTTGTGCATACCCCCGACCAAAATAAAACCGATCTTGAAAAGGGTATTGATTACTTGCTTGAGCAAGGGTACCCCGCGGTGAACATTGTTTGGGCTACCGGCCTGCGCGCCGACCATACTATGGCAAATATTACCAATATAGTAAAGTATAAGGGTAGCATAAATATAGTGGTGTGGGATAACTACTCTAAAATTTTCCCGATTAACGGAAATTTTGAAAAATGGTACCCTAAAGGAACAATTTTATCGCTGGTGCCTGTAGGTTTTGCAGGGGGTATAAGTACAGAAGGGCTTTTGTATAACCTTACTAATGATTGGCTTGAATTGGGCAAAAGAATAGGCAGCAGCAATGAAGCTTCGCAAAACGGTATTGTTAAAATCAGTTATACCGAAGGCGATTTATTGCTGATGGAATGCCATGATTAG